A genomic region of Synechococcus sp. NOUM97013 contains the following coding sequences:
- a CDS encoding long-chain acyl-[acyl-carrier-protein] reductase gives MFGLIGHSTSFEAARRKASELGFDHIAEGDLDVWCSAPPQLVEHVEVTSATGKTIAGAYIDSCFVPEMLSRFKTARRKVLNAMELAQKKGINITALGGFTSIIFENFNLLQHQHVRSTTLEWERFTTGNTHTAWVISRQVENNAPLLGINLAEAKVAVVGATGDIGSAVCRWLANRTGVGELLLVARQQQPLKDLQAELGGGRILTLDEALPEADVVVWVASMPRTLEIDAASLRKPCLMIDGGYPKNLDAKVASEGVHVLKGGIVEFGTDIGWTMMEIAEMEKPQRQMFACFAEAMLLEFEECHTNFSWGRNNITLEKMDFIGEASVRHGFSTLNLQGQPQAVTA, from the coding sequence ATGTTTGGTCTGATCGGACACTCCACAAGCTTTGAAGCGGCGAGGCGGAAAGCTTCTGAGCTTGGGTTCGATCACATCGCCGAAGGCGATTTGGATGTGTGGTGCAGTGCTCCACCACAGCTGGTCGAGCATGTCGAGGTGACGAGCGCCACGGGGAAAACCATTGCTGGCGCCTACATCGATTCCTGTTTCGTGCCAGAAATGCTCAGCCGCTTCAAGACGGCGAGACGCAAGGTGCTTAATGCCATGGAGCTGGCCCAGAAGAAGGGCATCAACATCACAGCTCTGGGCGGCTTCACCTCCATCATTTTTGAAAATTTCAACCTGCTTCAACACCAGCATGTGCGCAGCACAACGCTGGAGTGGGAGCGTTTCACCACCGGCAACACCCATACGGCCTGGGTGATCAGCCGTCAGGTCGAGAACAATGCACCGCTGCTGGGCATCAATTTGGCTGAAGCCAAAGTTGCTGTGGTCGGTGCCACCGGTGACATCGGTAGTGCTGTTTGCCGCTGGCTAGCGAACCGCACGGGTGTGGGTGAGCTGCTCCTGGTTGCACGCCAGCAGCAGCCGCTCAAGGATTTGCAGGCCGAGCTCGGTGGCGGACGAATTCTCACCTTGGATGAAGCGCTCCCTGAAGCCGATGTGGTCGTCTGGGTGGCAAGCATGCCGCGCACTCTTGAGATTGATGCCGCGTCACTGCGCAAGCCCTGCCTGATGATCGACGGTGGCTATCCCAAGAATCTGGACGCCAAGGTCGCCAGTGAAGGTGTTCACGTGCTCAAGGGAGGCATCGTCGAATTCGGCACTGACATTGGCTGGACGATGATGGAAATCGCCGAAATGGAGAAACCTCAGCGCCAGATGTTTGCTTGCTTCGCTGAAGCGATGCTGCTCGAGTTCGAGGAGTGCCACACCAACTTCAGTTGGGGACGCAACAACATCACGCTTGAGAAGATGGATTTCATTGGGGAGGCTTCCGTCCGCCACGGTTTCTCCACCCTCAATCTCCAAGGGCAGCCTCAGGCTGTCACTGCCTGA
- a CDS encoding aldehyde oxygenase (deformylating), with protein MPTPVSPDVAVLEERDEAAQQLPDFTTEAYKDAYSRINAIVIEGEQEAHDNYISLGTLIPDQAEELKRLARMEMKHMKGFTSCGRNLGVEADLPFAKEFFGPLHGNFQTAFKEGKVVTCLLIQALLIEAFAISAYHIYIPVADPFARKITEGVVKDEYTHLNYGQEWLKANFEASKDELMEANKANLPLIRSMLEQVAEDAAVLHMEKEDLIEDFLIAYQEALGEIGFTSRDIARMAAAALAV; from the coding sequence ATGCCGACTCCCGTCAGCCCTGACGTCGCCGTCCTGGAGGAGCGGGATGAAGCAGCTCAGCAGCTGCCCGATTTCACGACTGAGGCCTACAAAGATGCCTACAGCCGGATCAACGCGATCGTGATCGAGGGCGAGCAGGAGGCTCACGACAATTACATCTCCCTCGGCACGTTGATTCCTGACCAGGCTGAGGAGCTGAAGCGCCTCGCACGGATGGAGATGAAGCACATGAAAGGCTTCACCTCCTGCGGTCGAAATTTGGGTGTTGAAGCCGATCTTCCGTTCGCCAAGGAATTCTTTGGTCCTTTGCACGGCAACTTTCAGACCGCTTTCAAGGAAGGCAAGGTTGTCACTTGCCTGCTGATTCAGGCCCTGCTGATCGAAGCGTTTGCGATTTCGGCGTATCACATCTACATCCCTGTCGCGGATCCCTTCGCCCGCAAGATCACAGAGGGTGTGGTTAAGGACGAATACACACATCTGAACTATGGCCAGGAGTGGCTCAAAGCCAACTTCGAGGCCAGCAAGGACGAGCTGATGGAGGCCAACAAGGCCAATCTCCCCTTGATTCGCTCCATGCTTGAGCAGGTGGCTGAAGATGCCGCTGTTCTCCACATGGAAAAGGAAGATCTGATCGAAGATTTCCTGATCGCTTATCAGGAAGCCCTTGGCGAAATCGGCTTCACCAGCCGTGACATTGCCCGGATGGCTGCAGCCGCTCTAGCGGTCTGA
- a CDS encoding creatininase family protein, with protein MQSGEVQTAKRLHFMPWPEAAKALQRQGSTVVWPFGAMEQHGPQLPLATDALFAERILDAVLGELPKDLPLWSLPPQAIGFSPEHRGFPGTVSLSAELLIALIKQVGGQLAEQGVKRLVLFNAHGGQIGLLQAAARELAAQSPSMAVLPCFIWSGVSGLSDLLPDHELKHGLHAGLAETSLMLAMEPSLVASERPADGDHSSAAAASTPPEGWSLEGHAPMAWFTADLSASGVVGDSRDADIALGRQLQTQLIRHWKSLFTRLLESSWPPLADPRRI; from the coding sequence ATGCAGTCCGGTGAAGTTCAAACAGCCAAACGGCTGCATTTCATGCCCTGGCCTGAGGCGGCCAAGGCCCTTCAACGCCAAGGTTCAACGGTGGTCTGGCCTTTTGGTGCCATGGAACAACATGGCCCCCAGTTGCCCTTAGCGACGGATGCGCTGTTCGCGGAGCGCATTCTTGATGCCGTCTTGGGGGAGCTCCCGAAGGACCTGCCGCTCTGGTCTCTCCCCCCACAGGCCATCGGTTTTTCCCCGGAACATCGCGGTTTTCCCGGCACCGTCAGCCTGAGTGCCGAGCTGCTGATCGCTCTGATCAAGCAGGTGGGTGGTCAGCTGGCTGAACAGGGGGTGAAGCGACTGGTGTTGTTCAACGCCCATGGCGGACAGATCGGGCTGCTGCAGGCCGCGGCGCGTGAACTGGCGGCCCAATCTCCATCCATGGCTGTGCTGCCCTGTTTCATTTGGAGCGGTGTCTCCGGGCTCAGTGATTTGCTGCCCGACCATGAACTGAAGCATGGCCTGCATGCAGGCCTGGCCGAGACCAGCTTGATGCTCGCGATGGAACCTTCGCTGGTGGCCAGTGAACGACCGGCAGACGGGGACCATTCGAGCGCTGCTGCCGCCTCAACGCCCCCAGAGGGCTGGAGTCTTGAGGGGCATGCGCCCATGGCGTGGTTCACGGCTGATCTCAGTGCATCCGGGGTCGTGGGTGACAGTCGCGATGCCGACATTGCCCTTGGCCGCCAGCTGCAAACGCAGCTCATCCGGCACTGGAAATCCCTGTTCACGCGTTTATTGGAGTCATCCTGGCCACCCCTTGCGGACCCCCGTCGTATCTGA
- a CDS encoding S1 RNA-binding domain-containing protein, translating into MAGTERQISRPDGGKGATSSAQPPRKPLQVMHISKREEQERLRKEAEQARAAADAAAARAEELEQAALAAEGGKAVAPKAPSAPRAPQSPADPAAGAPFRDPDDDDLAGMTMADLLGPADSNRQSKPSNAASAAVSRSVDDFDFDEDAFLAALDANEPVGTTGEVVTGTVIGMESDGVYVDIGGKAPGFMPKNECGLGVITNLKERFPKGLEIEVLVTREQNADGMVTISCRALALRKSWDKVRELEKEGKVVQVKVTGFNRGGVTCDLEGLRGFIPRSQLQEGENHESLVGKTLGVAFLEVNPETRKLVLSEKRAATAARFSELEVGQLVEGHVAAIKPYGLFIDLGGISGLLHQSVITGGSLRSLREVFDHGDAVKALITELDPGRGRIALNTALLENQPGELLVEKDTVMAEAADRANRARNVLRQQEQSAG; encoded by the coding sequence ATGGCCGGAACAGAACGTCAGATTTCCCGCCCGGATGGTGGCAAAGGTGCCACGTCTTCGGCGCAACCCCCCCGCAAACCGCTGCAGGTGATGCACATCAGCAAGCGCGAGGAACAGGAGCGCTTGCGCAAGGAGGCTGAACAGGCCAGGGCGGCTGCTGATGCTGCCGCTGCGCGAGCCGAAGAGCTGGAACAAGCTGCTCTGGCCGCAGAGGGTGGCAAGGCTGTGGCTCCCAAGGCACCATCCGCCCCCAGGGCACCCCAATCCCCAGCAGACCCAGCCGCAGGAGCACCCTTCAGGGACCCGGATGACGACGACCTGGCAGGCATGACCATGGCGGACCTGCTGGGTCCTGCCGACTCCAACCGTCAATCAAAACCGTCCAATGCTGCATCGGCCGCTGTCAGCCGCAGTGTGGACGACTTCGATTTCGACGAAGATGCATTTCTGGCGGCCTTGGACGCTAATGAGCCGGTGGGGACCACCGGAGAGGTGGTGACCGGCACCGTGATTGGGATGGAAAGCGACGGTGTGTATGTCGACATCGGCGGCAAGGCACCGGGCTTCATGCCCAAGAACGAGTGTGGCCTCGGCGTGATCACCAACCTGAAAGAACGGTTTCCGAAGGGGCTGGAAATCGAGGTTCTGGTGACACGCGAACAGAACGCAGACGGCATGGTCACCATCAGCTGTCGTGCCCTGGCATTGCGCAAGAGCTGGGACAAGGTGCGCGAATTGGAGAAAGAAGGCAAGGTGGTGCAGGTGAAGGTGACCGGTTTCAACCGCGGCGGTGTCACCTGCGATCTCGAGGGTTTGCGCGGCTTTATCCCCCGCTCTCAGTTGCAAGAGGGCGAGAACCATGAATCACTGGTGGGCAAAACCCTTGGGGTGGCCTTCCTTGAGGTCAACCCTGAAACGCGCAAATTGGTTCTCTCCGAGAAGCGCGCAGCCACGGCTGCCCGTTTCTCCGAACTGGAAGTCGGTCAGCTGGTGGAAGGCCACGTCGCTGCCATCAAGCCCTATGGGTTGTTCATTGACCTCGGTGGCATCAGTGGACTGCTGCACCAATCGGTGATCACCGGAGGCAGCCTGCGGTCCTTGCGTGAAGTGTTTGACCACGGCGATGCCGTGAAGGCCCTGATCACCGAACTCGATCCAGGCCGGGGTCGGATCGCACTCAACACGGCTCTTCTGGAGAATCAACCCGGTGAGCTGCTTGTTGAGAAAGACACAGTGATGGCCGAAGCGGCCGATCGTGCCAACAGAGCCCGTAACGTCCTCAGGCAGCAGGAACAGTCAGCTGGATGA
- a CDS encoding Tab2/Atab2 family RNA-binding protein: MITAPQSAGDTGAKSGSAREADWELDFYSRPILEADGKKRWELLIISTPDISHRECFRFAKRCPANEVNSTWLAAALREAIAQAENEGWKAPRRLRAWRSAMRTMVQRAATELKLEMVSSRRTYALLDWLEEREKTVYPQEEGFMAGPLAPPPSPVVTPPLPLPEAVRGDAWSWAGLPLGSLKDAGEWPMGFNGLLPVPSALDLNQQVPGLRLFSRTRALALAGWLGGLEPVRLRVTANQLILDAGQDDSWLVSDLAPQEAGQIDEALKQSCKDVQGLQFIAIQSAPDSERFEGFWMLRDQPEP; this comes from the coding sequence ATGATCACAGCTCCGCAGTCCGCCGGTGATACCGGTGCCAAATCCGGGTCCGCACGCGAAGCGGACTGGGAACTGGATTTTTATTCCAGGCCGATCCTGGAAGCCGACGGCAAGAAGCGCTGGGAGCTGTTGATCATCAGCACCCCCGACATCAGCCACAGAGAATGCTTCCGATTCGCCAAGCGTTGTCCTGCCAATGAGGTGAATTCCACCTGGCTGGCAGCTGCCCTGCGTGAAGCGATTGCTCAGGCTGAAAACGAGGGCTGGAAAGCACCCCGACGTCTGCGGGCCTGGCGCAGTGCCATGCGAACGATGGTGCAGCGAGCAGCCACTGAACTGAAGCTGGAGATGGTGTCCAGCCGACGAACCTATGCCTTGTTGGACTGGCTTGAAGAGCGGGAAAAAACGGTGTACCCGCAAGAGGAGGGCTTTATGGCCGGACCACTGGCACCGCCTCCATCCCCGGTCGTAACACCTCCGCTTCCCCTACCTGAAGCGGTGCGGGGTGATGCCTGGAGCTGGGCTGGCCTTCCCTTGGGAAGCCTGAAAGACGCCGGTGAGTGGCCGATGGGCTTCAACGGACTGCTGCCGGTGCCTTCGGCTCTTGATCTGAACCAGCAAGTTCCCGGATTACGGCTGTTCAGTCGCACCCGGGCCCTGGCCCTGGCGGGATGGCTTGGCGGTCTTGAGCCTGTGCGACTGCGCGTCACTGCTAATCAGCTGATCCTCGACGCCGGTCAGGATGATTCCTGGCTGGTGAGTGATCTAGCTCCGCAGGAAGCCGGACAGATCGATGAAGCCCTGAAGCAGTCCTGCAAGGACGTGCAGGGACTGCAGTTCATCGCCATCCAGAGCGCACCAGACAGCGAAAGGTTCGAGGGCTTCTGGATGTTGCGGGATCAACCTGAGCCATGA
- the pgeF gene encoding peptidoglycan editing factor PgeF, with translation MSPLHGAHADLGDDPFDRPDSRFNTLQGWSWIGCYGGYYLQANHLQEAGFEHGFFTRRWHGRGPDELAGYLSAGVSVHRPQQVHGSVVLEASATTGAPWPEADGVVSDRGGQSLWVCGADCTPVLLADPVSGHAAACHAGWRGVARRILNEAILKLEQRGARRESLLVALGPAINGQHYQVDENVALEVGASLDGTPRTIADLETMEVVSPDPKDGHCRLDIRAAARLQLQHAGLEDSKIATCPLCTLSEPNLFHSWRRDQVKAVQWSGIVGQAAESTLS, from the coding sequence ATGAGCCCCCTGCACGGGGCGCATGCTGACTTGGGCGACGATCCATTCGATCGACCTGACAGCCGGTTCAACACCCTCCAGGGGTGGAGCTGGATCGGTTGTTATGGCGGCTATTACCTGCAGGCCAATCACTTGCAGGAAGCTGGTTTTGAACATGGATTCTTCACCCGGCGCTGGCATGGTCGCGGTCCTGACGAACTGGCCGGGTATCTCTCTGCCGGAGTGAGTGTGCATCGCCCCCAGCAGGTGCACGGATCTGTTGTGCTGGAGGCTTCAGCAACAACCGGTGCGCCCTGGCCGGAGGCCGATGGTGTGGTGAGTGATCGCGGCGGCCAGAGCCTCTGGGTGTGCGGAGCCGACTGCACCCCGGTGCTTCTGGCGGATCCAGTCAGCGGTCATGCCGCGGCCTGCCATGCCGGCTGGCGCGGAGTCGCCCGTCGCATCCTGAATGAAGCGATCCTGAAGCTGGAACAACGAGGTGCACGCCGCGAGTCGCTCTTGGTGGCCCTGGGTCCTGCCATCAATGGGCAGCACTACCAGGTGGACGAAAACGTGGCGCTTGAAGTCGGCGCCTCACTGGACGGAACCCCCCGCACAATCGCTGACCTGGAAACCATGGAGGTCGTCAGTCCCGATCCAAAGGATGGCCACTGCCGCCTCGACATCCGAGCAGCCGCCAGGCTGCAGCTGCAGCATGCCGGCTTGGAGGACAGCAAGATCGCCACGTGTCCGTTATGCACGCTGAGTGAACCAAACCTGTTTCATTCCTGGCGCAGGGATCAGGTGAAAGCCGTGCAATGGAGCGGCATCGTTGGCCAGGCCGCGGAGTCAACGCTCAGCTGA
- a CDS encoding NAD(P)/FAD-dependent oxidoreductase, producing MLRISELRLDLDHTDEDLEQAVLRCLRVPRERLISQHLVKRSIDARRRDRIRLIYSVDVNVRGEKALLRRRASDRRIRLAPDERYRFVARASSLQDGEDPARPVVIGAGPCGYFAALLLAQMGFRPLLLERGQPVKQRSLDTFGFWRRTSDFQPESNAQFGEGGAGTFSDGKLYSQVSDPVHYGRKVLEELVECGANREILTLHRPHIGTFKLATVVRGLRAKIEALGGEVRFGARVDRLLLEPSTSDLGKPWRIRALQMADGSELACAQVVLAPGHSARDTFAMLEETGVALERKPFAIGVRIEHPQSLIDRARWGDCAGHPLLGAAEYKLVHHASNGRCVYSFCMCPGGFVVGATSEPGRVVTNGMSQHSRNERNANSGLVMPVLDADLIPHERWSGDPLAGLAFQRELESNAFRLGGEDYSAPVQRLEDFVAARPSTRLGSVEPSYQPGVTPSDLADLLPEAMVEALREALPAFDNKMSGYAHPDAVLTGVETRTSSPLRIPRDAQLESLNVSGLTPAGEGAGFAGGILSAAIDGIRAAEAVALRLLATKAAASAER from the coding sequence GTGCTGCGCATCAGCGAGCTACGGCTTGATCTTGATCACACGGATGAAGATCTGGAGCAGGCAGTACTCCGCTGTCTGCGCGTTCCCCGTGAGCGGCTGATTTCACAACATCTGGTGAAACGGAGCATTGATGCCCGTCGCCGCGATCGCATCCGTTTGATCTACAGCGTGGATGTGAACGTGCGCGGCGAGAAGGCACTGTTGCGCCGCCGTGCTTCAGACCGTCGCATCCGCCTGGCGCCGGATGAGCGCTATCGCTTTGTGGCCCGCGCTTCATCGCTCCAGGACGGTGAAGATCCAGCGCGTCCTGTGGTGATCGGTGCCGGTCCCTGCGGTTATTTCGCAGCGCTGTTGCTCGCCCAGATGGGTTTTCGACCGCTGCTGCTGGAACGGGGACAACCCGTCAAACAGCGCAGCCTCGACACGTTCGGCTTCTGGAGGCGGACCTCAGACTTCCAGCCGGAATCCAATGCTCAGTTCGGCGAAGGGGGTGCCGGCACCTTCTCCGACGGCAAGCTGTACAGCCAGGTCAGTGACCCGGTCCATTACGGACGGAAGGTGCTCGAGGAACTGGTGGAGTGCGGTGCCAATCGCGAAATCCTCACCCTGCATCGGCCTCACATCGGCACGTTCAAGCTGGCAACGGTCGTGCGGGGCCTGCGGGCCAAGATCGAAGCCCTAGGGGGGGAGGTGCGCTTCGGAGCGCGTGTGGATCGTCTGCTCCTGGAGCCTTCGACCTCTGATCTTGGCAAGCCCTGGCGAATTCGGGCTCTGCAGATGGCCGATGGCAGTGAGCTTGCCTGCGCCCAGGTGGTGCTCGCCCCTGGTCATTCGGCTCGCGATACGTTCGCCATGCTTGAGGAGACGGGGGTGGCGCTTGAACGGAAGCCGTTTGCCATCGGCGTGCGCATCGAGCATCCGCAGTCGTTGATTGATCGGGCCCGTTGGGGCGATTGTGCAGGTCATCCTCTTCTGGGCGCTGCCGAATACAAACTGGTGCATCACGCCAGCAATGGCCGTTGCGTCTACAGCTTCTGCATGTGCCCCGGTGGCTTCGTGGTCGGTGCCACCTCGGAACCGGGCCGTGTGGTCACCAATGGCATGAGCCAGCATTCCCGCAATGAGCGCAATGCCAACAGCGGGTTGGTGATGCCTGTATTGGATGCCGATCTGATTCCCCATGAACGGTGGTCAGGAGATCCGCTGGCCGGTCTGGCCTTTCAACGGGAACTGGAATCCAACGCGTTCAGGCTTGGGGGCGAGGATTACAGCGCACCGGTGCAGCGGCTCGAAGACTTCGTGGCCGCTCGTCCTTCGACACGGCTTGGCTCCGTCGAACCTTCGTACCAGCCCGGGGTGACGCCGTCTGATCTGGCTGATCTGCTCCCCGAAGCGATGGTGGAGGCCCTGCGCGAGGCACTGCCTGCCTTCGATAACAAGATGTCGGGTTATGCCCATCCCGATGCTGTGTTGACGGGAGTTGAAACGCGAACCTCTTCGCCGCTGCGCATCCCGAGGGATGCGCAGTTGGAGTCGCTCAATGTGTCTGGACTCACCCCTGCCGGTGAAGGTGCTGGCTTCGCCGGTGGAATTCTGTCTGCTGCGATTGATGGCATTCGGGCAGCCGAAGCAGTGGCCTTGCGTCTTCTCGCAACGAAGGCCGCTGCATCAGCTGAGCGTTGA
- a CDS encoding ABC transporter substrate-binding protein, with protein MDPNPEAESRVSSNEESDSAVGADPAGFIRRLPTQVLRSAAVIAATMIGCQALAASSTSPSAVVGLLPDGLSGAKASFLSGFQLGQEEARDCGVDPVAVDWQTFKSDQGVPLSTGPETALLVAPFAADLRGFSSLAQDQKLGVVLPYQRGESLASLVELDPEGRLHPVLSPLQDDLEQLASDALAQGWKRVMVVADPSDRSADQAEDFVEMYQRLGGRVESFEDPLVQTVDPENPVALERLFQDLTWKGPDALVLATSPESPLALQLADAQAKGALGVTPTARAWVWMLPSHRVQDLPMRSWKQLVLEQPAHGPAWSGFQERFLAERGQTPDLLAASGYDTARMLTLASLAPSPVSVEGTRHPLAWLDPDQEPASLCDAVAARLSGDSVRLMGAASDLSQRPGQAPSGEASTRLMSGR; from the coding sequence ATGGACCCCAACCCTGAGGCTGAATCCAGGGTCAGCAGCAACGAAGAATCAGATTCCGCGGTTGGAGCTGATCCAGCTGGGTTCATCCGCCGTCTTCCCACTCAGGTGTTGCGTTCTGCCGCAGTGATTGCGGCGACGATGATCGGTTGTCAGGCGCTGGCTGCCAGTTCCACATCACCATCGGCTGTGGTCGGGTTGTTGCCGGATGGGCTGTCAGGAGCGAAGGCGTCGTTTCTGAGTGGCTTCCAGCTCGGCCAAGAGGAGGCAAGGGACTGCGGTGTGGATCCGGTGGCCGTTGATTGGCAGACCTTCAAGAGCGATCAAGGAGTTCCGTTGTCGACCGGGCCGGAGACAGCACTGCTGGTGGCCCCGTTTGCTGCCGACCTGCGTGGGTTCTCCTCCCTGGCACAGGACCAGAAGCTGGGTGTGGTGCTCCCTTATCAACGCGGTGAGTCGCTGGCCAGCCTGGTCGAACTGGATCCTGAGGGCCGCCTCCATCCCGTGCTGAGCCCTCTTCAGGACGACCTCGAGCAGCTGGCTTCCGATGCCCTTGCTCAGGGATGGAAACGGGTGATGGTGGTGGCAGATCCCTCCGATCGCAGTGCCGATCAGGCAGAGGATTTTGTGGAGATGTACCAGCGGCTGGGAGGCCGGGTGGAGTCCTTTGAGGACCCCCTGGTGCAAACGGTGGATCCGGAGAATCCTGTGGCTCTGGAGCGTTTGTTTCAGGATCTGACCTGGAAAGGTCCGGATGCCCTTGTGTTGGCGACTTCTCCTGAAAGTCCCCTGGCGCTGCAGCTGGCGGATGCGCAGGCGAAGGGCGCCCTGGGCGTCACACCCACGGCCCGCGCCTGGGTCTGGATGCTGCCGTCACATCGTGTCCAGGATCTGCCGATGCGTTCCTGGAAACAGCTCGTCTTGGAGCAGCCGGCCCATGGTCCAGCCTGGTCTGGATTTCAGGAGCGTTTCCTGGCCGAACGCGGTCAGACCCCTGACCTGCTGGCGGCCTCCGGTTATGACACCGCTCGCATGCTCACCCTTGCGTCGTTGGCCCCATCACCTGTGTCAGTGGAGGGCACCCGACATCCCTTGGCTTGGCTTGACCCTGATCAGGAGCCGGCGTCCCTTTGTGATGCGGTTGCGGCTCGCCTCAGTGGTGACTCGGTGCGGCTGATGGGTGCCGCCAGTGATCTCAGTCAGCGCCCTGGACAAGCGCCTTCCGGTGAGGCTTCCACCCGGCTGATGTCCGGCCGGTAA
- a CDS encoding GIVxVP protein — translation MARNRIASGVVMVPCVLLGSAFLSTAFWADAASDNRSLALTIGGLLLSAGLLALVFQGGSTDSVTNTDEPDQSP, via the coding sequence ATGGCGCGCAATCGCATTGCATCCGGGGTTGTCATGGTCCCGTGCGTGCTTCTGGGATCAGCGTTTTTGAGCACAGCCTTCTGGGCTGATGCCGCATCGGACAACCGTTCATTGGCCCTCACGATCGGTGGCCTGCTGCTGTCTGCTGGTCTGCTGGCCTTGGTGTTTCAAGGTGGCTCCACCGATTCTGTGACAAACACAGACGAACCCGATCAGTCTCCTTAG
- a CDS encoding nuclease — protein sequence MRLRFLFGVILGLTLLLVQPLESLAAEVLQVRSATLLQVGDRNRNYTVQLACVDVAVDDQQRAQDWLRAELPRRRRVNLRPEGSSEGVLIARVTPLGDELDLGAALIQEGLAQSTCSES from the coding sequence GTGAGACTCCGTTTTCTGTTCGGTGTGATCCTCGGCTTGACGCTGTTGCTGGTTCAACCGCTCGAATCCCTTGCGGCCGAGGTGCTACAGGTGCGTTCCGCCACGTTGCTGCAGGTCGGTGACCGCAATCGCAACTACACGGTTCAACTGGCTTGTGTGGATGTGGCTGTCGATGATCAGCAACGCGCTCAAGACTGGCTGCGCGCAGAACTGCCCCGCCGCCGTCGCGTCAACCTTCGCCCCGAAGGCTCCTCTGAAGGCGTGCTCATTGCCCGGGTGACGCCTCTGGGTGATGAACTGGATCTTGGAGCAGCCCTGATCCAGGAGGGTTTGGCTCAATCCACCTGTTCCGAATCCTGA